A genomic region of Flexivirga oryzae contains the following coding sequences:
- a CDS encoding DUF402 domain-containing protein gives MQLFEAGSVIERREVLHGRLWLSTPVTVVRDDGDILAVRLDPGAPMTFAAHPFGRHPWAGSTRWAETIVLQLYRPQHLYSVWKMFGADGAFRQWYINFEAPLARDAVSIDTDDYGLDIVIRPDGTWWWKDVPDLHHQRAQGRIEARTVLAVLEAAAQVEQHLIDGTRWWSDWDSWTPAGRVPSPGPAPVGEVPRITR, from the coding sequence ATGCAGCTGTTCGAAGCCGGTTCGGTGATCGAGCGCAGGGAGGTGCTCCACGGTCGCCTCTGGCTGTCGACGCCGGTCACCGTCGTCAGAGATGACGGCGACATACTCGCCGTGCGCCTCGATCCGGGTGCGCCGATGACTTTCGCAGCGCACCCGTTCGGGCGCCACCCCTGGGCCGGATCCACCCGATGGGCCGAGACGATCGTCCTGCAGCTCTACCGGCCGCAGCACCTCTACTCGGTCTGGAAGATGTTCGGCGCCGACGGGGCGTTCCGGCAGTGGTACATCAACTTCGAGGCACCGCTGGCCCGCGACGCGGTGTCCATCGACACCGACGACTACGGACTCGACATCGTCATCCGGCCGGACGGCACCTGGTGGTGGAAGGATGTTCCGGACCTGCACCATCAGCGGGCACAGGGGCGCATCGAGGCGCGGACGGTGCTGGCCGTGCTGGAGGCCGCGGCCCAGGTCGAGCAGCATTTGATCGACGGCACCCGGTGGTGGAGCGACTGGGACAGTTGGACGCCCGCCGGTCGCGTCCCGAGCCCGGGCCCGGCCCCGGTGGGCGAGGTCCCGCGAATCACCCGCTGA
- a CDS encoding MazG family protein, with translation MDQRLADLDRRRAERPPRGVTGPQPLLTVLVTSPRVAAGLLSRDAWTALESAAQVLTADPDDPVPAAVAASGIDVAAAPYESAAESARALVAAAAERSIVWISSPDADPGLTDAIAEELTRLEDPPQIEVLVGSWDVPGARLLDAVAVMDALRSPGGCPWDAEQTHESLAKYLLEEAHETVEAIETGDTEHVAEELGDVLLQVLFHARIAADEDPGYTIDDVASLLVDKLIRRHPHVFGDGDASTPDEVERSWERIKAAEKSDRDEDDLLAGIPASLSPLLIAEKVLTRADRRGIQVSYDEGADLGGRLLALVAQARAGGVSADAALRATLREVARPPVSG, from the coding sequence CGACCTCGACCGGCGCCGCGCCGAACGGCCACCCCGCGGAGTGACCGGGCCGCAGCCGCTGCTGACGGTGCTGGTGACCAGCCCCCGTGTCGCGGCGGGTCTGCTTTCCCGGGATGCCTGGACCGCGTTGGAGAGCGCTGCGCAGGTGCTGACCGCGGACCCGGACGACCCGGTGCCCGCCGCCGTTGCGGCATCCGGCATCGACGTTGCGGCGGCGCCATACGAGTCGGCGGCCGAGAGCGCGCGTGCGCTCGTCGCGGCCGCCGCGGAGCGGTCGATCGTCTGGATCAGCTCTCCCGACGCCGACCCCGGTCTGACCGACGCCATCGCCGAGGAGCTGACCCGGCTGGAGGACCCGCCGCAGATCGAGGTGCTGGTCGGTTCCTGGGACGTCCCGGGTGCGCGCTTGTTGGACGCGGTGGCCGTGATGGACGCGCTGCGGTCGCCGGGCGGCTGCCCGTGGGACGCCGAGCAGACGCACGAGTCGCTGGCCAAGTACCTGCTCGAGGAAGCCCACGAGACGGTCGAGGCGATCGAGACCGGCGACACCGAGCACGTCGCGGAGGAGCTCGGTGACGTGTTGCTGCAGGTGCTCTTCCATGCGCGCATCGCCGCGGACGAGGACCCGGGTTACACCATCGATGATGTCGCGAGTCTGTTGGTGGACAAACTGATTCGGCGTCACCCGCACGTGTTCGGCGACGGCGATGCCAGCACTCCCGACGAGGTCGAGCGGTCCTGGGAGCGGATCAAGGCCGCCGAGAAGTCCGACCGGGACGAGGACGACCTGTTGGCCGGCATCCCCGCGTCGTTGTCGCCGTTGCTGATCGCCGAGAAGGTGCTCACCCGGGCGGACCGCCGCGGCATACAGGTGTCGTATGACGAGGGCGCGGATCTCGGCGGCCGGCTGCTGGCGCTGGTCGCGCAGGCCCGCGCCGGCGGTGTCTCGGCCGACGCTGCCCTGCGCGCGACGCTGCGTGAGGTCGCCCGGCCGCCCGTCAGCGGGTGA